The DNA sequence TCAGATAAAGACAAAAATATTAAAAATATTATAGCAGAAAATTCTATTGATTCTGATTTAACTATTATCGGTTTCAGAAATAAATCAATTAAAAAATCTAATGCTGAGTTATTTGAAGGATATGGAGATATTGGAAACATACTTTTTGTTAATTCAAATAAAGAAAAACCGATTGAATTAATTGATGAGGAATAATTATATTGGATAATCATACTAAAATGACGATAAAAAAAGTATTTACTGATGACCTTAAAAGAAAAATTGAGATAAATTATCATCCTAACAGAATAATTTCACTTGTACCTTCTATTACTGAATTATTATTTGATTTGGGTTTAGATAAAAACATTGTCGGAATAACAGATTATTGTATTCATCCTAAAGAATTAGTAAAAGAAAAAACAAAAATCAAGGGTCCTGCTAATATTAATTTTGAAATAATAAATAAATTAAATCCTGACCTTATTATTGCAAACAAAGAAGAAAATATTAAAAGTGAAGTATTAAAATTAAGTGAAAAATATAAAATTTGGGTTAGTAACGTAAATAGCTATAATGAAGCATTAAATTTAATATTATCAATTGGGGAATTAACAGGAACTTATGAAATTGCTCAAAATATTAAAGAAAATATTGATAAAAAATTTAAAAATCTGAAATTGCCTGATAGAAAGTTGAAAATAGCTTATATTATATGGAAAAAACCATATTTGAGTATAAACAATGAAACATATATTGGCAGTATTATTGAAAAATGCGGGTGTGTTAATATTTTCGGCGA is a window from the Bacteroidales bacterium genome containing:
- a CDS encoding ABC transporter substrate-binding protein, producing the protein MTIKKVFTDDLKRKIEINYHPNRIISLVPSITELLFDLGLDKNIVGITDYCIHPKELVKEKTKIKGPANINFEIINKLNPDLIIANKEENIKSEVLKLSEKYKIWVSNVNSYNEALNLILSIGELTGTYEIAQNIKENIDKKFKNLKLPDRKLKIAYIIWKKPYLSINNETYIGSIIEKCGCVNIFGDKQERYPKIKVEEIINLFPDYIYLSSEPYSFIEKDVNEIKKLIPDVNVKIVDGEMFSWYGSRMLKATDYFEKLFNLIN